GTAACTCAACAGACCTGTCCCAGTTTGTTACCACACAAAAAAGCAACTTCGGTCGGGGTGGTATGGTCACCAAGGGGCGTATAGCTCGTAATACGGCAGAGGCAGGTATAGCTGTGGCAATCGCCAATGGTACCAGGGATAATATTATCCTTGATTTGGTATGTAGCCCCGACAAAGTACCACATACACTGTTTGTACCCGGCACTCCACGTCCAGCTGTCAAACAATGGATGGCCTATTCGACAGGCTTTGCCAGTTCGGAAGTTGTTGTCAACGAAGGTGCTGAGAAAGCCTTGTTTTCGCACAAAGCCTCCAGTTTGCTACTGGCAGGAGTCGTCAGCATGAACGGTGATTTTGAAAAGGGAGACCTGCTAAGGGTAGTCAACAAAGAAGGTAAGCTTATAGGTATTGGCAGGGCTCAATACGAGAGAAAGAAGGCCGAAGAACACTGGGGTGATGAGAAGTATAAACCCCTGATACATTATGATTATCTGGTTCTTTTCCACTAAATTGCATATAAAAGGTTACATTGTACAGCAAGTTGTCCCTCTATATGCAAACAGAAAAAGGTATAGTCAAATAATCTGATTGTGAAACTGCTTCCAAAAATATTCTCAATGCTGGCAGAAGCTCAAATTGTAAAAGCTAGGGATGCTGTATCGACTATGATACAGTTGGATAATGAGGTGATAAACAAGGTGCTGCTTGACCTTGCAGACAGAGCCTGTGCAAATATTCCCGACCTGCTCAGGTCCAATAAGCTTGACCTGGATCAGATGCCCAAGGAGGATCCCCGCTATGACAGGCTAATGCTTACCGAAGACCGGATCAAAACCATCGCAGCAGATCTGCGGAATGTGGCATCTCTGAACTCTCCCCTTGGGGACGTGCTTGAAGAGAGGACTATGCCCAATGGGCTTAAGCTTAAGAAGCTTAGAGTACCAATGGGTGTCGTGGGTGTTATTTATGAGGCCCGTCCCAATGTTACTTTCGATGTCTTTGCCCTCTGCTTTAAGTCTGGAAATGTATCAGTATTGAAAGGTGGGCAGGATGCATGGAACTCAAATCAGGCAATAGTTAGATTAATAAAGGCAAGCCTTGAGGCTTTTAATATTTCCGAAGAGGTGGTACAGCTACTGCCCCCTGAGAGGGATGCAGCTACCTCACTGATGAATGCAGTGGGATATGTGGACCTGCTTATCCCACGTGGTTCGCAAGGACTTATCAACTCGGTAAGGGACAACTCAAAAGTCCCTGTTATCGAGACAGGAGCAGGAGTGGTGCATACCTATTTTGATGCAACAGGTGATAAGGAATTGGGACGCAAGGTAATATTCAACGCCAAGACCCGTCGTGTCAGCGTGTGCAATGCATTGGAATGCCTTATCATTGATGAATCCAGATTAGGTGATCTGCCATATCTGGTAGAACCTATGGCAGAGAAGGATGTCCGCATCGAGGCTGATGCACCATCCTATGCAGCACTTAAGGGACATTATCCAGCCACCCTGCTTAGGGAGGCCGGGGAGGAAGCCTTCGGCAAGGAACACCTTGACTATGTGCTGTCGGTCAAAACAGCTGCATCTATGGATGAGGCACTGAAGCATATTGCAAAGTACAGTACCAGGCACAGTGAGGGCATCATTACTACAAGTGAGGCAAACAAGCAGCGCTTCTTCAGGGAGGTTGATGCTGCCGCAGTTTATGCCAACACATCTACTGCCTTTACAGATGGAGCACAGTTTGGCATGGGAGCGGAGATAGGCATCAGTACCCAGAAGTTACATGCGCGTGGTCCGATGGCTCTGCCTGAGCTTACCAGCTACAAATGGCTGGTTGAAAGTGAAGGCCTGACCCGCCCTTAATATCGTAGTTTGAAGGAAAGGAGATGCACCAGGCCGATTGCCCGATGCGGATCAAATAAAGTAAACAGGTCGCCAGCCCAAAGGCTGCGACCCCAATTAATATGTGATTACACGATGAGAAGATTTTTGACACCTGAAGATCTTGGTGATCTGCGCAAGGCCCTTGATGAGGCCCGTTATGTTAAGGCGAATCCCTTTGCCGATCAGGATCTTGGACGTAACAAGACCCTGCTTCTGATATTTTTCAACTCAAGCCTTCGTACACGTCTAAGCTCACAACGTGCAGCTACTAATATGGGTATGAACGTTATAGTGCTTGATATCAACAAGGACGGCTGGAAGCTTGAGAGCGAGTACGGGGTAGTGATGGATGGTGACAAACCTGAGCATATCCGTGAAGCTGTGCCGGTTATGGGGCAGTATGCCGATATCATTGGAGTAAGGTCTTTTGCTGACTTTGTTGACAGGGACAAGGATTATAAAGAGCATATACTCAACCAGTTTATCGAGCTAAGTGGTCGTCCGGTGATCAGCCTCGAGTCGGCTACACGTCACCCGCTGCAGGCCTTTGCTGACCTGATAACTGTCGAGGAGTACAAGACCAAACCGCGACCAAAGGTGGTTATGACCTGGGCTCCGCATCCCAGAGCTCTGCCCCAGGCAGTGCCCAACTCCTTTGTGGAATGGATGAAGAAGGCTGATGTGGAACTGGTGATGACTTGTCCAAAAGGCTATGAACTGGCTCCCGAGTTTATGGAGGGGCTGACATACGAACCCGATCAGGACAAAGCCCTTGCAGGAGCGGATTTCGTCTATGCAAAGAACTGGTCAAGCTATCACGAATACGGTCAGATCCTGAGCAAGGACCGCTCATGGACTGTTGACGAGAATAAGATGGCCCTTACCAACAATGCTAAGTTTATGCATTGTCTGCCTGTAAGACGTAACATGATAGTTAGTGATGAGGTGATAGAAGGACCCAACTCGATAGTAATCCCTGAAGCAGCCAACCGTGTGGTATCCATGCAGGTGGTGCTTAAGAGGATGCTTCAAAGTATGAAGTAAGAATGGAAGAACTAAGCATTATAAAAGTAGGTGGGAAGGTCGTTGAGGAAGCCGAAAGCCTGAAGAAACTACTTGATGATTTTAGTGGGGTAGCAGGCAAGAAGATCCTGGTTCACGGTGGCGGTCGCTCTGCCACCGCACTTGCTGCAAAGCTGGGCATAGAGACCAAGATGGTTGACGGCCGTCGTATTACTGATGCCCCGATGCTGGAGGTTGTCACAATGGTGTATGGTGGACTTGTAAACAAGAACATCGTTGCCGGTCTGCAGGCAAGGAAGGTAAATGCCATTGGTCTTACCGGAGCCGATATGAATGTGGTTGTATCTGACAAACGCGCCAAAGGCAATATAGACTACGGCTTTGTAGGAGATATCCGAGCCGTTGATGCAAACGCACTTGACAGCCTGCTAAGTGCAGGAACCATACCGGTGATAGCACCTCTGAGCCACGATGGTAAGGGCTCTATGCTCAACATAAACGCCGACACCATGGCTTCTACAGTTGCAGTAGCGCTGGCATCCAAATACAAGGTAAACCTGGTCTTTTGCTTTGAACTGCTGGGTGTGATGAAAGATGTCAACGATCCATCCTCAGTGATCAATGAGATAACACCTTCAGAATATGAAAAGCTGAAACAGGATGGAGTAATCGAAGGTGGAATGATACCCAAGCTGGACAACAGTTTTGAAGCCCTGCGCAAAGGAGTATCACTTGTAAGGATTACCTCTGCAAACGACTTTAGCAGGGGAGATTGCGGAACCGCATTGAGACTTTAAAGAGAAATAGAGAACTGCCAAAAATAGCCAATGACTGTAGACCAATTATTTGAAGATGCAGTAGAGATACTCAGGAAGCTTATAGCAATTCCTTCTTTCAGCCGTGAGGAGAGAGAGGCTGCAGATCTGATGGAGGACTACCTTCTAAGGATGGGTTTCAAGCCTGAAAGGAGGAACAATAACAACTGGGTATGTTCAGCCACTCTTGACCCTGCAAAGCCTACCATCCTGCTCAACTCCCATATTGATACGGTAAGGCCTACATCCGGCTGGTTGAGCGATCCCTTTACTCCCGTGCTTGAAGGGGATAAGCTTACAGGACTTGGCTCCAATGATGCAGGAGCATCATTGGTTTCGCTTATGGCTGCATTCAGGTATCTGAGTGCCAAGCCCCAGGCATACAATCTTATCTACGCCGCCACTGCCGAGGAAGAGGTTTCCGGACAAAACAATGTCGCATCTATTCTTGATATATTAGGTAAGATAGATCTTGCCGTAGTAGGTGAACCAACAGGAACGCAGATGGCTGTTGCCGAGAAGGGTCTGCTTGTAATTGACGGTGTGGTTTATGGCAGGTCAGGACATGCCGCACGCAACGAAGGCCTGAATGCTATTACTGAGGCCATGCCGGTACTTGAGTTTTTCAGGGATCACAAGCTTGAGAAGGTATCGGACTTCCTTGGTGAGGTGAGGATGACGGTAACTGGGATAAATGCCGGAACCCAGCATAATGTGGTGCCCGACAAGTGCAGCTTTATGGTGGATGTCAGGGTAAATGACTGCTACAGGAATGAGGAACTCTTTAATATCATTCAGGAGAGGGTAAGGGCTATAAAGCCTAATTGCG
The genomic region above belongs to Xiashengella succiniciproducens and contains:
- a CDS encoding glutamate-5-semialdehyde dehydrogenase, encoding MLAEAQIVKARDAVSTMIQLDNEVINKVLLDLADRACANIPDLLRSNKLDLDQMPKEDPRYDRLMLTEDRIKTIAADLRNVASLNSPLGDVLEERTMPNGLKLKKLRVPMGVVGVIYEARPNVTFDVFALCFKSGNVSVLKGGQDAWNSNQAIVRLIKASLEAFNISEEVVQLLPPERDAATSLMNAVGYVDLLIPRGSQGLINSVRDNSKVPVIETGAGVVHTYFDATGDKELGRKVIFNAKTRRVSVCNALECLIIDESRLGDLPYLVEPMAEKDVRIEADAPSYAALKGHYPATLLREAGEEAFGKEHLDYVLSVKTAASMDEALKHIAKYSTRHSEGIITTSEANKQRFFREVDAAAVYANTSTAFTDGAQFGMGAEIGISTQKLHARGPMALPELTSYKWLVESEGLTRP
- a CDS encoding N-acetylornithine carbamoyltransferase, which codes for MRRFLTPEDLGDLRKALDEARYVKANPFADQDLGRNKTLLLIFFNSSLRTRLSSQRAATNMGMNVIVLDINKDGWKLESEYGVVMDGDKPEHIREAVPVMGQYADIIGVRSFADFVDRDKDYKEHILNQFIELSGRPVISLESATRHPLQAFADLITVEEYKTKPRPKVVMTWAPHPRALPQAVPNSFVEWMKKADVELVMTCPKGYELAPEFMEGLTYEPDQDKALAGADFVYAKNWSSYHEYGQILSKDRSWTVDENKMALTNNAKFMHCLPVRRNMIVSDEVIEGPNSIVIPEAANRVVSMQVVLKRMLQSMK
- the argB gene encoding acetylglutamate kinase, with the translated sequence MEELSIIKVGGKVVEEAESLKKLLDDFSGVAGKKILVHGGGRSATALAAKLGIETKMVDGRRITDAPMLEVVTMVYGGLVNKNIVAGLQARKVNAIGLTGADMNVVVSDKRAKGNIDYGFVGDIRAVDANALDSLLSAGTIPVIAPLSHDGKGSMLNINADTMASTVAVALASKYKVNLVFCFELLGVMKDVNDPSSVINEITPSEYEKLKQDGVIEGGMIPKLDNSFEALRKGVSLVRITSANDFSRGDCGTALRL
- a CDS encoding M20 family metallo-hydrolase, which codes for MTVDQLFEDAVEILRKLIAIPSFSREEREAADLMEDYLLRMGFKPERRNNNNWVCSATLDPAKPTILLNSHIDTVRPTSGWLSDPFTPVLEGDKLTGLGSNDAGASLVSLMAAFRYLSAKPQAYNLIYAATAEEEVSGQNNVASILDILGKIDLAVVGEPTGTQMAVAEKGLLVIDGVVYGRSGHAARNEGLNAITEAMPVLEFFRDHKLEKVSDFLGEVRMTVTGINAGTQHNVVPDKCSFMVDVRVNDCYRNEELFNIIQERVRAIKPNCELKARSFRLNSSSIPTEHPLVRRGIELGLTAFGSPTTSDQAVMPFNTVKIGPGDSARSHTANEYILLSEIRKGIETYIALLDGLEL